One segment of Sphingomonas qomolangmaensis DNA contains the following:
- a CDS encoding fatty acid desaturase family protein — protein MNSFSLDGLDATGIASARLSLPLGQVADDKAMLRTAAEMTRDLLAPRPALYWTDLLLSTAVGYAALAGAILFEPLDWAIVSWLVSVLALYRAASFIHEVSHMKHAAVPGFRLGWNALIGVPLMAPSFTYEGVHNLHHAKTRYGTAEDPEYLPLAHMKPWSVPLFVLVSALAPIGFLVRYALLTPLTILVPWLRRPVEARFSALCINPEFRRRPTEGEAMRRWWQLEIATSIWAIGLIAATATGVLPLKAFVILLATISGMMAINQVRTLVAHLWENEGEEMSLTAQYLDSVNVPPPATLPVLWAPVGLRYHALHHLLPGLPYHSLGEAHRRLSTAFDGHSPYHKASYDGLPGLLNRLVRGTLRSR, from the coding sequence ATGAATTCTTTCTCTCTCGACGGGCTCGACGCCACCGGTATCGCCTCGGCGCGGCTGTCGCTGCCACTCGGCCAGGTGGCAGACGACAAGGCGATGTTGCGTACCGCCGCCGAAATGACGCGTGACCTGCTCGCGCCGCGGCCGGCGCTCTATTGGACCGACCTGCTGCTATCGACCGCGGTGGGCTATGCTGCGCTCGCTGGCGCGATCCTGTTCGAACCGCTCGACTGGGCGATCGTGTCTTGGCTCGTCTCGGTGCTCGCGCTCTATCGCGCCGCCAGCTTCATCCACGAAGTCAGCCATATGAAGCATGCCGCGGTGCCCGGCTTCCGGTTGGGGTGGAACGCGCTGATCGGCGTGCCGCTGATGGCGCCGTCGTTCACCTATGAAGGCGTGCACAACCTGCACCACGCCAAGACTCGCTACGGCACCGCCGAGGACCCCGAATATCTGCCGCTGGCGCATATGAAGCCGTGGAGCGTGCCGCTGTTCGTGCTGGTTTCGGCGCTGGCGCCGATCGGCTTCCTGGTGCGCTATGCGCTCCTGACACCCCTGACGATCCTGGTGCCGTGGCTTCGTCGCCCGGTCGAGGCGCGCTTCTCGGCGCTGTGCATCAACCCCGAATTCCGCCGCCGCCCGACCGAGGGCGAGGCGATGCGCCGCTGGTGGCAGCTCGAGATCGCGACCAGCATCTGGGCGATCGGCCTGATCGCCGCGACTGCGACCGGGGTGCTGCCGCTCAAGGCGTTCGTCATTTTGCTCGCGACGATCTCGGGGATGATGGCGATCAACCAGGTGCGCACCTTGGTCGCGCATCTGTGGGAGAATGAGGGCGAGGAAATGTCGCTGACCGCGCAATATCTTGATTCGGTCAACGTGCCGCCGCCCGCCACGCTGCCTGTGCTGTGGGCGCCGGTGGGGCTGCGCTATCACGCGCTGCATCATCTGCTGCCGGGGCTGCCCTATCATTCGCTGGGCGAGGCGCATCGCCGATTGTCGACCGCGTTCGACGGGCATTCGCCCTATCACAAGGCGAGCTACGACGGGTTGCCGGGGCTGCTGAACCGGCTGGTGCGCGGAACGCTGCGCAGCCGCTAG
- a CDS encoding N-acetyltransferase gives MIAIRPVATRADRSKFIDLAYRLNARDPNWIAPLRSEVAETIDPGKNGWFSHAEGQLFLAERDGQVVGRISAHVDTLALTMPADRGFGPGAGQWGLFEAEDEEVAHALIATAETWLRNRGLTRALGPISLSIWEQPGLLVEGFDHPPTVMMGHNLPEQRGWIERAGYTPAKELVTYDLDITPDFPPIVQRIIAAGEKNQRIVIRRVDKSRFDEEAGIILAILNDAWRDNWGFVPLTPPEIADVGRKLKPIVFEDLIRIAEVDGEPVAFLITLPDLNEAIAPLNGNLFPFGWAKLLWWLRTPPQCRTVRVPLMGVVKRLQASRMASQLAFMMIEYVRRDTLAKFGATRGEIGWILDDNQGMIAIADAIHAKINKRYTIYERTL, from the coding sequence ATGATCGCCATCCGCCCCGTCGCCACACGCGCCGATCGCAGCAAATTCATCGACTTGGCCTATCGGCTCAACGCCCGCGATCCCAACTGGATCGCCCCGCTTCGCAGCGAAGTGGCCGAGACGATCGACCCCGGCAAGAATGGCTGGTTCAGCCACGCCGAGGGGCAGTTGTTCCTGGCCGAACGCGACGGACAGGTCGTCGGGCGCATCTCGGCGCATGTCGATACGCTGGCGCTGACGATGCCCGCCGACCGCGGCTTCGGCCCCGGCGCGGGGCAATGGGGGCTGTTCGAAGCCGAGGACGAGGAAGTCGCGCACGCGCTGATCGCCACCGCCGAGACATGGCTGCGCAATCGCGGGCTCACCCGTGCGCTGGGGCCGATCAGCCTGTCGATCTGGGAACAGCCGGGGTTGCTGGTCGAGGGCTTCGATCATCCACCGACGGTGATGATGGGGCATAACCTGCCCGAGCAGCGCGGCTGGATCGAGCGCGCGGGCTACACCCCCGCCAAGGAACTCGTCACCTACGACCTCGACATCACCCCCGATTTCCCGCCGATCGTCCAGCGGATCATCGCCGCGGGCGAGAAGAACCAGCGGATCGTCATCCGCCGGGTCGACAAGTCGCGCTTCGACGAAGAGGCTGGGATCATCCTCGCCATCCTCAACGATGCCTGGCGCGACAATTGGGGGTTCGTGCCGCTGACCCCGCCCGAGATCGCCGATGTCGGGCGCAAGCTGAAGCCGATCGTGTTCGAGGACCTGATCCGCATTGCCGAAGTCGATGGCGAGCCCGTCGCGTTCCTGATCACCCTGCCCGACCTCAACGAAGCGATCGCGCCGCTGAACGGCAATCTCTTCCCCTTCGGCTGGGCCAAGTTGCTGTGGTGGCTGCGCACGCCGCCGCAATGCCGGACGGTGCGCGTGCCACTGATGGGGGTGGTCAAAAGGCTGCAGGCCTCGCGGATGGCGAGCCAATTGGCCTTCATGATGATCGAATATGTCCGTCGCGACACGCTCGCCAAGTTCGGCGCGACTCGCGGCGAGATCGGCTGGATCCTCGACGACAATCAGGGGATGATCGCGATCGCCGATGCGATCCACGCCAAGATCAACAAGCGCTACACGATCTACGAACGCACGCTGTAG
- the xth gene encoding exodeoxyribonuclease III: MRITSYNVNGIKARLPRLIEYLDEVKPDVVCLQELKSSDETFPERDIRDAGYGAIWHGQKGFNGVAILARGADPVERLRGLEGEPEDEHSRYLEAEVDGVVIASIYLPNGNPQPGPKFDYKLRWFERLSARARALLGEERAVVLAGDYNVIANDDDTYSVRAMASDALMQPESREAYRRLLSQGWTDSLRTRFPGGGVWTFWDYQAGAWQRDAGFRIDHLLLSPMAADRLVDAGVDKAYRGREKASDHAPTWVQLR; the protein is encoded by the coding sequence GTGCGAATCACGAGTTACAACGTCAACGGCATCAAGGCGCGGCTGCCACGGCTCATCGAGTATCTCGATGAGGTGAAGCCCGATGTCGTGTGCCTGCAGGAACTGAAGTCGAGCGACGAGACCTTTCCCGAACGCGATATCCGCGACGCGGGTTATGGCGCGATCTGGCATGGGCAGAAGGGCTTCAACGGCGTCGCCATCCTGGCGCGCGGCGCGGACCCAGTCGAGCGGCTGCGCGGGCTAGAGGGCGAGCCCGAGGACGAACATAGCCGCTATCTCGAGGCCGAGGTCGACGGCGTGGTGATCGCATCGATCTATCTGCCCAACGGCAACCCGCAGCCCGGCCCCAAATTCGACTATAAGCTGCGCTGGTTCGAGCGGCTGTCGGCGCGCGCACGGGCGCTGCTGGGCGAGGAACGCGCGGTGGTGCTCGCCGGCGACTACAACGTCATCGCCAATGACGACGACACCTATTCGGTGCGCGCGATGGCCAGCGACGCGCTGATGCAGCCCGAATCGCGCGAGGCCTATCGCCGGCTGCTGTCGCAGGGCTGGACCGATTCGCTGCGGACCCGCTTCCCCGGCGGCGGGGTATGGACCTTCTGGGACTATCAGGCCGGCGCCTGGCAGCGCGACGCCGGGTTTCGCATCGATCATCTGCTGCTCAGCCCGATGGCCGCCGATCGCCTGGTCGATGCCGGGGTCGACAAGGCCTATCGCGGGCGTGAAAAGGCGAGCGATCACGCGCCCACCTGGGTCCAGCTACGCTGA
- the erpA gene encoding iron-sulfur cluster insertion protein ErpA, with the protein MASIEPSAIALTPSAAARVAAIAAKQAKPAILRLSVEGGGCSGFQYRFGLADGPDADDTIAETDGVRLIVDSMSLDLVRGAQVDFVESLGGAAFKVTNPQAAAGCGCGSSFAI; encoded by the coding sequence ATGGCCAGTATCGAACCATCCGCGATCGCGTTGACGCCCTCGGCGGCGGCACGCGTTGCCGCGATCGCCGCCAAGCAGGCGAAGCCCGCGATCCTGCGGCTCTCGGTCGAGGGCGGGGGCTGTTCGGGCTTCCAGTATCGCTTCGGACTGGCCGATGGCCCTGATGCCGACGACACGATCGCCGAAACCGATGGCGTGCGATTGATCGTCGATTCGATGAGCCTCGATCTGGTGCGCGGCGCGCAGGTCGATTTCGTCGAGAGCCTGGGCGGCGCCGCGTTCAAGGTGACCAACCCGCAGGCTGCCGCGGGTTGCGGATGCGGCTCCAGCTTCGCGATCTGA
- a CDS encoding M23 family metallopeptidase, which yields MNNLSSSKNESLSNRFRSFFSTRDFIFHDGHKLRRLSVTGRTQAMMAGVAAITLTFSALGVAQTVDGALETNGFAAADAELAQMEAEVVRMRADVASVKQTAEAHAARVEQRQALIASVLSGKGDPQELAALAEIPANPAAASIIAPLRRIENQQVAFAIQARAATEQRIAATEKHLRRLGVRPDRVLSKAGLAMGGPFEPLDREAEAEAAAEPNADAQFRSLFQSWKKLDTLEQAVIAIPSLQPVENLTLTSSFGVRSDPFRGTAAMHAGLDIPGPIGTPVYATADGVVSRAQRAGAYGNLVEINHGKGIQTRYGHLSRVIVSDNTRVKRGQLVGLMGSTGRSTGSHLHYEVRIDGRPVNPMPYMQSADMLLASQDKALRQRANVGGPLSK from the coding sequence ATGAACAATCTTTCCAGCAGCAAGAACGAAAGCCTGTCCAACAGGTTCCGAAGCTTTTTCAGCACCCGCGATTTCATCTTCCATGACGGCCACAAGCTCCGCCGCCTTTCGGTGACCGGCCGTACCCAGGCGATGATGGCCGGGGTCGCCGCGATCACGCTGACCTTCTCGGCGCTCGGCGTCGCTCAGACCGTCGATGGCGCGCTAGAGACCAACGGTTTCGCCGCCGCCGATGCCGAACTGGCGCAGATGGAAGCCGAAGTCGTCCGGATGCGCGCCGACGTCGCGTCGGTGAAACAGACCGCCGAGGCCCATGCCGCCCGCGTCGAGCAGCGCCAGGCACTGATCGCCTCGGTCCTCAGCGGGAAGGGTGACCCCCAGGAACTCGCCGCACTCGCCGAAATCCCCGCCAACCCCGCTGCCGCCTCGATCATCGCCCCCCTCCGCCGGATCGAGAACCAGCAGGTCGCCTTCGCCATCCAGGCCCGCGCCGCCACCGAGCAGCGGATCGCCGCCACCGAAAAGCATCTCCGCCGCCTGGGCGTCCGCCCCGACCGCGTTCTTTCGAAGGCCGGCCTGGCCATGGGCGGTCCGTTCGAGCCGCTCGACCGCGAAGCCGAGGCGGAAGCCGCCGCCGAGCCCAATGCCGATGCGCAGTTCCGCTCGCTGTTCCAGAGCTGGAAGAAGCTCGACACGCTCGAACAGGCGGTGATCGCGATCCCGTCGCTCCAGCCGGTCGAGAACCTCACCTTGACCTCGAGCTTCGGCGTCCGTTCGGATCCGTTCCGCGGCACTGCGGCGATGCATGCCGGCCTCGACATTCCCGGCCCGATCGGCACCCCGGTCTATGCCACCGCCGACGGCGTCGTCAGCCGCGCGCAGCGCGCCGGCGCCTATGGCAACCTCGTCGAGATCAACCACGGCAAGGGCATCCAGACGCGCTACGGTCACCTCTCGCGCGTCATCGTGTCGGACAACACCCGCGTGAAGCGCGGCCAGCTGGTCGGGCTGATGGGCTCGACCGGGCGTTCGACCGGCAGCCATCTTCACTATGAGGTCCGCATCGACGGTCGTCCGGTCAATCCGATGCCGTATATGCAGAGCGCCGACATGCTGCTCGCCTCGCAGGACAAGGCGCTGCGCCAGCGCGCGAACGTCGGCGGTCCGCTGTCGAAGTAA
- a CDS encoding peroxiredoxin, whose protein sequence is MTLEPGAPIPDVAVTLPDGSVRRLADATGRPLVVYFYPKDDTPGCTREAQGFSEAMPAFEAAGVDILGISKDPPAKHQKFAAKYALAVPLASDVDDRVCEAFGAWVEKSMYGKQYMGIDRSTFLFGADGRLVRAWRKVKVPGHVDEVLAAANALPRG, encoded by the coding sequence ATGACGCTCGAACCCGGTGCCCCGATCCCCGACGTCGCGGTGACGCTGCCCGACGGCAGCGTGCGGCGCCTGGCCGACGCTACCGGCCGCCCGCTGGTGGTGTATTTCTACCCCAAGGACGATACGCCGGGCTGCACCCGCGAGGCGCAGGGCTTTTCGGAGGCGATGCCCGCTTTCGAGGCGGCGGGTGTCGATATCCTCGGCATCTCGAAGGATCCGCCCGCCAAGCACCAGAAGTTCGCCGCCAAATATGCGCTCGCTGTACCGCTCGCCAGCGACGTCGACGACAGGGTCTGCGAAGCGTTCGGCGCCTGGGTCGAAAAGAGCATGTACGGCAAGCAATATATGGGGATCGACCGGTCGACCTTCCTGTTCGGCGCCGATGGCCGGCTGGTGCGCGCCTGGCGCAAGGTGAAGGTGCCGGGCCATGTCGACGAGGTGCTCGCGGCCGCCAACGCGCTGCCGCGGGGGTAG